The Candidatus Anoxymicrobium japonicum genome includes a window with the following:
- a CDS encoding pantoate--beta-alanine ligase, with amino-acid sequence MEIVREKAKMRAIVEKARASGRLVGVVPTMGYFHEGHLELMRRARVECDLVVVTLFVNPTQFAPGEDFEDYPRDFERDCAMAESVGVDCVFNPSAEEMYPEGFSTFVEVERLSDVMCGSSRGGHFRGVATVVSKLFNIVPAQKAYFGQKDGQQLAVLRRMVADLDFAVEVIVVSTVREEDGLAMSSRNTYLSPKDRMSALALIQALRRASEMIETGERSSDAIIREMEGIFARFPDVNLEYISICDNIYLKPLHELEGEVLVAVAARVGRTRLIDNMVFEIEIE; translated from the coding sequence ATGGAAATCGTAAGAGAAAAAGCGAAGATGAGGGCGATAGTGGAAAAAGCCAGGGCGAGTGGCCGGCTCGTCGGGGTTGTCCCGACAATGGGCTACTTTCACGAGGGCCATCTCGAACTGATGCGCCGCGCCCGCGTCGAGTGTGACCTCGTGGTGGTCACGCTGTTTGTGAACCCGACGCAGTTTGCCCCGGGAGAAGACTTTGAGGATTACCCGCGCGACTTCGAGCGCGACTGTGCCATGGCCGAGAGCGTGGGGGTTGACTGCGTGTTCAATCCGAGCGCTGAAGAGATGTACCCCGAGGGCTTCTCCACCTTCGTGGAAGTGGAACGGCTCTCAGATGTGATGTGCGGTAGCTCGCGAGGCGGCCACTTCCGGGGAGTCGCGACGGTGGTCTCGAAGCTTTTTAACATCGTGCCGGCACAGAAGGCTTACTTCGGGCAGAAGGACGGCCAGCAGCTTGCCGTCCTGCGTCGCATGGTGGCCGACCTCGACTTCGCGGTGGAGGTGATCGTGGTGTCAACCGTCCGAGAGGAGGACGGGCTCGCGATGAGCAGCCGCAATACGTATCTGAGTCCAAAGGACCGCATGAGCGCGCTTGCTTTGATCCAGGCTTTGAGGCGGGCATCTGAAATGATCGAGACGGGCGAAAGGAGTTCAGACGCGATCATTCGGGAAATGGAGGGCATCTTTGCCCGGTTCCCTGACGTGAATCTTGAGTATATAAGCATTTGTGATAATATTTATTTGAAGCCGCTTCACGAGCTTGAAGGGGAAGTCCTTGTGGCTGTGGCCGCGCGAGTCGGCAGAACTCGGTTGATTGACAACATGGTCTTCGAGATCGAAATAGAGTGA
- a CDS encoding aspartate 1-decarboxylase — protein sequence MYRNMLKCKIHRAVITDADIQYEGSVTIDRRLMDLADLAQYEKVNVWDIDNGARLTTYVIEGTRDSGEICMNGAAARLVHKGDRVIISSFVSVPESRVADHHPKIVFVDDDNRPEMIENHLTVDDFC from the coding sequence ATCTACCGTAATATGCTCAAGTGCAAGATACACCGCGCGGTGATTACCGATGCCGACATCCAGTACGAAGGCAGTGTTACCATCGACCGTCGGCTTATGGATCTCGCTGATCTGGCGCAGTACGAGAAGGTCAACGTGTGGGATATCGATAACGGCGCCCGCCTCACGACTTACGTGATCGAGGGAACGCGCGACTCCGGCGAGATATGCATGAACGGCGCGGCGGCGCGCCTCGTACACAAGGGAGACAGAGTCATTATCTCTTCTTTTGTTTCCGTCCCGGAATCACGTGTGGCCGATCACCACCCCAAGATCGTTTTTGTGGATGACGATAACCGTCCCGAGATGATCGAGAATCATCTGACGGTCGATGACTTCTGTTGA